The stretch of DNA ACAGGTTGGCGTACCAGTTGGGCATACAGAACCCGCACTATTGCTTTAAACAATGTATCCTTACCGCTAATTAATATAACTTAAGCAGAGATAAAGAAATACCCGCTAATTTCTTAATGTTTTAAATTTTATTAATTTATTTTAAGTATGGTTGTTTATTTGATATTTCTTTTGAATACGTTTAATTTGTTGTTGAAACTCTGCACCTTTTTCTGGGTTTACCATTGCTACAAAGCTGGCAAATCCAGTTATTGAGGCAATCAGGTTACACGAATTACCCCAATGTTTACCTTCTAATCCCTCATTTTCGATTTGATATAAAGTTGCACGGAAACTTTTTAAGGTTTTTCGGGAAATATTAATTTTTTCGTTGACAACGATACCTGTAACTTGTTGTTGTTGAGAGTTTCGCAGAATGCGGGTTTTTTCTTGATTAATCGCAAATCCTTCGTGGGTAATAATAGATTGAGTTTGCTGGATGATATTACTGATGTTTCTAACATTCTCACCTCTAGCCGAAAATGTTAAATCATCGACGTAGCGTGTATAGGCAAATCCGTATTTTTCTGCGATCGCACTCAAACGACCGTCTAAACTACGACAAATAATATTTGTAATTGCGGGACTTGTGGGGGAACCTTGGGGAAGGCGACCTTGTTTGAGTTCAACAAAGGATGTTTTACCGCCTAATTCCCGTTCTTCAACTATGGGATCTGTACATAACAGTCCAAATATTGTGGCGACGGCTTGAGAGTAACCAAATGATTGAAATAATCCTTTAACACGGCTATAGGAAATTGTTGAAAAAAAATCCTGTAAGTCAATATTAATAATTACTTCTGCGCCAACATGGGGGGTAGCGTTGGTGACTATAGAGCGATCGCCACAAAAACCATGTGCAGCATCATGGATTTCAATTTTTTGAAGGATATTATTCAAAATCCAATATTGTGCGCGTTTTAAGTCAGGCAATGGTGCGGAAATAATCCGTTCTCCTGCAATTTTTTTCGCCTTTTTGAAACGAATATAGTGCGAGACAGTTGAATTTTTGTAATTAAATGTCAGAAAATGCAGTTTAGCAATGCTAATTTCCATAGCTGCCGCAATTTCTTCGGCAGTGTTATATGCGTTTAATCGATAATTATTTAAATGTTCAATGTTTCCTTGCGTGTTATTTTTCAAACCCATTGAAACATCCTTATCAAAATAGATTATGCCGTTAGCTTTCTTTGTCGTTTATACCAACAAATGTTTTATTTTGGAGTCGAGACTAACCTAAACATAGGAGTGGTTAGGCTCAACCTCAGAGATAAGCGGGATTTAGATAAGAGTATTTATCACTCCTTACTTAGTTTTGTTAATTGGTAATTGTTCCCGTTAAAGGTGAACTAGCACTAGCATAAGTTTTAACAGGGATTCTACCTGCTAAATAAGCAAGACGACCAGCTTCAGCCGCCAAACCCATAGCCCGTGCCATTGCTACAGGGTTTTGTGCTAGTGCGATCGCGCTATTAATCAACAACGCATCCGCCCCCATTTCCATTGCCTGTGCAGCTTCGCTAGGTGCGCCGATTCCTGCATCCACAACCACAGGAACCCTAGCATTGTCAATAATGATCTGAATATTGGCAGCATTGTTAATCCCTTGTCCAGAACCAATCGGCGAACCTAAAGGCATCACAGTTACACAGCCAACATCTTCCAAGCGTTTTGCCAGTAATGGATCAGCATTAATATATGGCAATACCGCAAAGCCTTCTTTTACAAGTTGTTCTGCCGCTTGCAATGTCCCAATAGGATCGGGTAATAAATACTTAGTGTCAGGGATAACTTCTAACTTGACAAAATTATTATCTTCCTGCCCTAATAATTTCGCCATCTCGCGCCCTAATCTAGCAACGCGAATAGCATCTTCAGCAGTTTGACAACCTGCGGTATTAGGTAGCATCCAGATTTTTGTCCAATCTAATGCTTCTGCCAAACCTTCATGCCCTGGTGCTTTAGTTTGCACCCGACGTACAGCGACAGTAACAATTTCGCACCCGCTTGCAATAATACTTTGCTGCATTTCTTCAATGCTGCGATATTTACCTGTTCCCGTCATCAAGCGAGATTTAAAAGTTTTTCCAGCGATAACTAGAGGGCGATCGCTCTTTATTTGTGTAGACTTTTCAATAGTTTGCATTTTGTCAATATCATAGTTGAGACTTTAATGATAAGACTTCTGGAAACTTTTTTTAAAGGTTAAAGCGGCTCCCTTCTCTACAGTTAGGATCGCAGACAATGTACTTAAAGATGTCGGAGGGGTATTTTTATGAGTGTAACCATTGAATCAGACCTCAAGGAAATTCTAACCAAAATCGATCAGAAGCTAGACACGCTTAGTCGTGACGTTACAGATTTAAAAGTAGGTCAGGCTAGGCTAGAAGAAAAGGTAGACGGACTTAGCAAGCGCATGGACAATCAAGAATTTCTCAGTCGTGGCGTTTTAATCGGGCTGATTGTAGCTATTCTAGGAGGGTTCGCTAAACTGTTTGGTTTTGTCAATGTACAGTAATCAAAGTGCGATTTTATCCTTTGGTAGCAGAAATTAATAGATCTCTTGCATAAGTCGATCAATCTTATATTTCATCTGCGTAGCCTGCGGCAAGCGCTGACGCGCTATATCTGCGGTTAATCTGCGTTCTAAAACAAATTAAGGATTTTTGCAAGAAGTCTAATAACTTAAAACCTAGAGTAATGGAAGTAACTTAACAAAGGATCAACTTGCTGCTGCATAATTAAATCTGCAAGTAAAACAGCAGTAATTGGCGCTAACAGAATACCATTGCGGTAGTGACCTGTAGCTATAGTTAAATTATGGTAGGCACTCCTACCAAGTATTGGTAATTCATCTGGTGTAGTTGGTCGAAACCCCCACCATAACTCTTGAATAGAAAAATCTGCTAACTGTGGAAACAGGCGGATAGCTGCTGTAAGTAACTTTTGGATACCTGCTGGCGTATTGTTAGGTTCAAACCCCACTTCCTCGCTAGTCGCACCTAGTACAATTCGACCATCTTGGCGCGGTACTATATATATTTCTGAGCCAAATAATACCCGTTGTAAAGGTAATTTCTCTGTAATAGCTTGGTTATTATATTTATTAACTGGTACTTGTAGAGACAACATTTGTCCCTTTTTAGGATAAACAGGTAAGGACAAGAATTGATTTGACCAAGCGCCAGTTGCTAATACATAATGTTGAGCCGAAAAATCACCCGCAGAAGTCTTAACAATCACAACTCTGTCTGATTGTTGTTGAATTTCCTCAACTATCACACCTTCGCGAATATCCACACCCAAATTTTGAGCAGCTAACCATAAAGCTTGAGCTAACGCCCGATTATCTACTTGAGCATCTTCTGGATACCAGTAGCCACCGATAACTTCTGAACTTAATCCAGGTTGTAATTGTGCGATCGCATCTTGATCTAGCCAATTACTAATTGCATCCTTTCCCGAAACTAAACCTAAATTAGATAGTTCGTTAGCTTGTTGATCTTCATAAACAGGAGCTAGGATACCACAATCCCAATAACCTGCGATCGCGCCAGTAAGTTCTTCTATAGTCTGTACCCATTCTGGATATAATGCCCGACTACGCAAACACAAATCTAGCATCCGGCTTGGAGGAATAATTTCTGCTTGAGGTGCAAGCATTCCAGCCGCAGCATGGGCTGCTGCTTGCTTAAAATCACGAGATAAGACAGTAACACTTGCCCCACGTCTACGCAATTCGACAGCCAGCGACAAACCAATAATACCGCCACCGATAATTAAAATGTCAGTTACTACGTCCATTACTTGCGAGTTGTTTATTTGTGGGGGCGGATTTCACCATAAGGCGATTCTTATATAGGCTTTATATAGCTCAGTCACCTTGATCTGTACAATTTTTAGTTAATGCCTAAGAACTTAAGGCTAAAATAACTAATTATAATAAAATTTATTTACCACAAAGCGGGTACTGGTTCCTGTTCATCTGATGCTGGATCGCTAGAATTATTAGGATCAGTTTCTGTAGAGGTGTTATTAGGTGCAGATTCTACAGCCTGAGTGTTATTTTCGCTCTTTGAGGCAGTCGTTGTGGGCGAGGGTTCAGTAGAATTAATTTGGTTAACAGTTTCACTGCGGAAGGGATACATCCAGCCCAGTGCAGCACCCATAACAGAAGCAAAGCTAACTGCAAGGATAATTCCTACAATCAATTTGTTCATGGCTTTTATTTTTGCTCATTATTTATATAAAACAACTCACCTCAAATTATTAGTATTTTCGCTAACGTATTGATCATAAAAACTCAATCAAGCGACTGATTTACTGCCAACTCTTGGGTAAGATCACCAAAAAAGCCTCACACTAGCTTCATGGCAAATACTTTTGTACTACAACCCAGCCTGTAATTGAAACCCAAGCTAATCCTACAAATAAAGCAATATTTGTCCCAACATGAATAGAACGTAACCAAGCGCGTTCAGGAGTAATCATTATGGCGCTACCAGCAGAAAGTAAAACTAATGCTACTACTGCTAAACCTGCTGGTAAATGGGCAGAATGTCCTAGTGTACCAAAATGACCTAACGTACCGACAATTCCAATTGCTAATAAGAGCAAGACTAAGCCAACTAGAATTATCCCAGTGATGTTATGAAAAGGCTTTAACCATCTAGGTTGCGGATTTTCTTGTTGTTCTTGTTGGCGGTTTAACATCCATCCGGTAATACCTAGAAGTAAATAAGCAAAAATGGCAAAGCCCATCGACCAAGCAGCAATTCTCCACAGCCACAGGAATGAAGGTAAATTCACAGCAACTTAACCCTACCAGCATTAATAGACATCTTCATAAATTCAAGGTGCATTACAACATATAACCCTTGTAGAAACCTTGTATACAACGTCTCCACATTCATTGAAAGGAGATGTCCAACGATAATAAGCATCCTTACAAGTAAAATTTAACCATCAATAGTTGTAATTATTCTGAGAACAGCAATATGGAGTGACCCAATTGAGTAACTCCATACTTAGAAAAATTTAAAACTGATTTTAACAAAGAGTAGATGTTGTTAAAGGTTCTGGTGTGACAATAATTTTATGATTGACAGGGGGCAAAGTTTGGTTATAATCTTTTTTTTCCTGACTTGCGTCTGCAACTGATATTGTTGATCTGCTGTCGTTGATAGAAAGCTGCTTGCATGGTATATTATCTGAGAGAATCGCACTTGCCATCATGCCAGTGTGAATTTCTAAGTGAGCATCTGCGATCGCTTCAAATACCAAACGTTGCCCTGGAAAAACCACTCTCTCAAAATACCAGTTGGGAACGTTGGTGATCCGAGCAATCTGCATTTGACTTGTGGCGTTGACGTAGCAGCACAAAATTACATCAGAACTATCCGAAGGTACAGGATCAAGAATCTGAGCCATATTACAGGAGCCTTGGAGCAGATAGGTAACTACATATTGAAGGCTAACACTGCTAGATCCCCGTTAGCTGTAAATTCCACTACCAACCCACAAATTTAGCTAAATTTGTTTTAAGAGAGATAGAAAAAATCTGCTAGTAGTCTAGGGTAAAAAATTTAGCTAGATATACTACCTCAAGACAGATTAATTATTTTGCTATCAAAAAATCTCCAACTGAAGTTTTGCCTCCTTCCCAGGAAAAAAGTTAAGGCGAAGGGTGAGGTGGAAAAATAGCTGTGCAGAGCAGTCAAGTAAGTTGTATTGTTAAACTTATAAGTAAGAAACTAGAAAACCACCTTTGGGCTGCGGGAATTTTTAATCTCCCAGTAGTACCTAAAACATATAAAAAACTGGGTTATAGTATCCAGTCAAATTAGTATGTCATTTAACACTGTTCTGCTAAGTTAAATAGCGGCAAATCTGGATACTAGAAAAATACGATGGAAAATCGCCTTCTATACGTCCGCCTTCCTTGTAACCCTATTTTTCCACTTGGGGTTGTTTATTTAGCTGATCATGTTCACAAGATGTTTCCCGATGTCAAGCAGCGGATATTTGACTTGGGAACAGTACCACCTCTAGATTTTGCTAGTGCATTAGAGGCTTGTGTAGATGAATTTCAACCAACGCTATTGGTATTCTCCTGGCGAGATATCCAGATTTATGCGCCTGTAGGAGGTAGAGGGGGAAACCCACTTCAACACGCTTTTGAATTTTACTACGCCAAAAATCCTTTAAAAAGAATCAGGGGTGCGCTGGGAGGACTGCGTGTAACCACAGCTTACTATACAGAACTTTGGCGAAACTTAGGATTAATTAAACAAGGATTAAAACGCGCCCAAAAATATCATCCTGATGCCCGCGCCGTTGTCGGTGGTGGTGCTGTCAGTGTATTTTATGAGCAACTGGGTGATAGTTTACCTGATGGCACGATTGTTTCTGTTGGTGAAGGCGAGGCACTAATAGAAAAATTGCTGCGGGGGGAAGATTTACAAACTGAACGCTGTTATGTGGTGGGAGAAACAAGACCGCGCGATCGCTTAATTCACGAAAACCCCGCTAACATTGAAAAAACTGCCTGTAACTACGATTATATAGAAACAATTTGGGCGGAATTTCCATATTACCTCCAAGACCAAGATTTTTATGTAGGCGTACAAACCAAGCGAGGTTGTCCGCACAACTGTTGCTACTGTATTTACACAGTGATCGAAGGTAAACAGGTACGCATCAACCCAGCAGATGAAGTTGTAGCAGAGATGCGCCAACTATACGACCGAGGAATTCGTAACTTTTGGTTTACTGATGCTCAGTTTATCCCTGCCCGTAAATTTATAGATGATGCCATTGAGTTATTACAAAAAATCCTTGATGCAGGGATGCACGATATTCACTGGGCAGCATATATCCGCGCCGATAATTTAACACCCCAGTTATGTGATTTAATGGCTAAGACTGGGATGAATTACTTTGAAATCGGCATTACTAGCGGTTCACAAGAACTGGTGCGAAAAATGCGGATGGGATATAACCTCCGCACTGTCTTAGAAAACTGCCGTGACTTGAAAGCAGCAGGATTTAATGATTTAGTTTCTGTCAACTACTCTTTTAATGTAATTGATGAACGACCAGAAACAATTCGCCAAACTATTGCCTACCACCGAGAACTGGAACGAATTTTTGGGGTTGATAAGGTTGAACCTGCTATTTTCTTTATAGGTTTGCAGCCGCATACCCATTTAGAAGAATTTGCTTTTCAAAATAATATCATTAAGCCTGGATACAACCCCATGAGTTTAATGCCTTGGACAGCCAAAAAGTTACTTTGGAATCCAGAACCTTTAGGTTCTTTGTTTGGTGAGGTGTGCTTGCAAGCATGGCAACAAAATCCTAATGATTTTGGGCGAGAGGTAATGCAGATTTTAGAACATCGTTTTGGTTGTGCTGATTTAGAAGAAGCTTTATCTGCGCCTATTGAGCCAAAATCAAAAGAATTGGCGGGTGTTGCTTAGAATTTTAGCCTACAGGTTAAAACTTGGATTAATAATGCCTGCTGATGCAGGCTGGATAAACTTTTTACCAATATAGGTTTTTTAGAACGCAGATTAAAACAGATAAACGCAGATAAACGCAGATGTAAATCAGATTTTATGGACTTTTGCAATAGGTCTAGTTTTCAGAGATAATTTAGTTCAAATATTAATTTGAATTTAAAAACTCTTAATTTCAAATTCTCTCCCTTTCTTTCCTCTGCTTCGGTTCGTTTAATAAAATTCTCACCATGTTAAAAGGCTCGATACTGCAACAACTAGCGGATGCTCATCAATCAGGCTCAAGACCTTTGCGTTTTGGAGTGTATTATAAAAACACTCTAGTTGCCTTGTGTCATGCCTTGGAAGATAGCATTTTAACCTCCAATAGCTCACCCTTGGTAATTACGGCATTTCAACGGGGGAAATGGTATCTACAAGAAGCAGATAGGTATGGAGAAATAGCCGACAAATCACAGCAAATTGTGATTATGGCAGCACCCGATAGCGGTTTTGCGGAACACCCCACCAGTCAACGTGACAATGTAGCAATAGTTAGTTTAGACGAGGCTGATCCAGTTGCTCAAGAATGGCACTTGATTATTTTCTCACCTACATACACAGCAATGGTGCTTTGTCAAGAGCTATCGGATGCCGATTATGGAGCAGTAGGACGACCAAAAACTGATTTAGAGCGTAAATTTTACGGTTTTTGGACATTTGAACCGCAGTTAGTCAAGGAAACAGTAGAATTAGCTATCGCACATATTGGCAAAGTTAATCCACAACTCCAACAAAATTTAACTACCCAATTAGAAGAAATAACGGCTGCGACGAGCGACGAGCAAGACGACTTAGGGGCGATCGTTGCGCGGGTAGTAAATTATTTACAAACAACCCAGCAGGTTTTAATTCCCGATCAAGAAGATTTGGATAACAATTTAGTTTCCAATGAATTGCAAGCTTTTGTGCGGATGGCGCAGTTAATGGAGTTAGCCAACACAGGCAACCCAATGGAAACCGCCGAAGTTTCCGCATTAGCGGAAGTGATGGCGCAATTATTGAATTTACCAGCTTGGCAGTTAAAGCGGTTGCGCTTGGCAGGGTTGTTGCATGGATTAGTACCTTTACCAACTGATTCGGTTAGCCAAAAATCCGATGAAGCGCCTTGTTGTCCACTTGTACCAGAAGTGCAAGCATTGAGGCGGATGCCAAGGTTACAAGCGATCGCACATATCATCAACCATCAAACCGAGTGGTGGAATGGTACAGGGCAACCTGCTAATTTAGCTGGTGAGGAGATTCCTTTAGAGTCGAGGATTTTAGGGTTAGTTACCCACTTTGAACATCGCCTGACACAACTGGCAAAAGAGAAACTAGATATTAGCCAAGAGGAGATTTTAATTCAGGTGTTGAGTGAGTGTCAAGCACAATCAGGCGATCGTTGGGAGCCAAAATTAGTAGAAACCCTAGCTTTATTAGTCATGGGTTTACAACAAGGCTTAAGTTTACCAGTCAAACCACCTAAAGTTAGTAATGGAATGTGGTTATTAGATATTCCTAGTACTAGCGAATTATTAACGGCTGTAATGGATGCAACAGGGGGAAATCGTGGATCTTGAAGCAATTACTCAGGGTAAAAATAAGCATCTCCCTGGAGCTAACTTAGAAGATGAAAACTTTTCAAACGTAGATTTAAGCAGGATTAATTTAGCTGGCGCTACCCTTGTAGGTACTAACTTTAGTCATTCTAAATTAGAAGGTGCGCGTTTAGAAGGAGCAAATCTTTTAGGCGCTCAGATGGTAGCAACAGATCTGCGGGCAAATTTGTTGGGTGCAAATTTAATGCAAGCAGATTTAACAGGTGCAGACTTGCGGGGAAGTAACCTGCGCGGCGCTAACTTAATGGGTGCGAAATTAACACAAGCAAATTTAGCAGGTGCTTTTTTAAGTGGTGCAAATTTAATGAGTGTGAATTTGCAAGGAGTTGACTTGCGCGGTGCAGACTTGCGTGGTGCTAATTTGAATGGTGCGAATTTACAAGGTGCAGATTTAAGTCAAGCAGATTTACAAGGTGCGAGTTTAAGTTCTTCTAATTTAGAAGAAGTAGATTTACGGGGGGCGAATTTAGCGGGGGCGAATTTAATGAGTGCAAATTTACTTTGTGCTGAGTTAGAAGGTGCAAATTTGAATGGCGTTAATCTTACAGGTACTTGTTTAGTAGGGACATTTGTAGGGTAACTAGCTGCCATATTTAGAAATACAGATATGCTAACAGAACCAAGATTAAAAAGCGATCATACGCTCTTAGATACCTCCTGACTTAAACATCAGGTTTTTTCACAATAGATTTGCTTAAACCTTGAGCCTTTTTAACAAACGCCTCATCAAAAGTATAAAATTCTGAACAATGCTGACTAAGCCCTAAATGTAGCGCATCTGCAAAATCTAACCCATTATCATGCCATTCTATTGCTTGTACTATTAAATTTATATCATTGAAATAAACATTTGATAGTCCACATAAATTTCTAAAAGCTGCACAAATTTCTGTTGGTTTAAACTTGTAAGCAAAACGCAAGACCCATTCAGTCTCTAAAATAACTGTATCTGAGATAAATACATCATTATTTTTAAAAATATCCCGACTTTTTTTAAACTGTAATTCATCATCTTGAGTTAGCAATCTCACAACTATATTAGTGTCAACTGCGATCATGCCATAACTCCTCTACTCCTTGACGAATTGCCTCATTCATCTCTTGAATAGTTTTAGGCTTGGCTTGATATTTTAAGCAACCCGCTACTTGATCTAAAGTTGTTTCTTTTAAAGTCTTTTTAGGCTTTAGCAAAATACCATCACCAACCTCAAGAATAATAAATTCTTGATTAATTTGCCATTGGTGAGATTGTCTAATTGATTCAGGTATGGGAATCTGTCCCTGCTGAGAGAGTTTAGTAACTTCCATATTAAATTACTTTGTTGTGGATATTGCTTTAGCGTAACTCAAAGTTAGTTTGAGTAAGTTTGCTAATCATTAAGTCGATTTTATTTAATCAATTATACTCAATATATATAATAAAGCGATCGCATCTAAATCCCCATCTCTACTCAGGCAACCAATTATCATCTAAAATTTGTGCCAAAGATCCAATTGGTGTAACAGGAAATGTATCAAGAGGTAATTGTGTGCGATCGCTTGCTTCTAATCTTGCTTTCTCGTAACACTCATCAAATATCTCTAGAATGTAAGGTTTAAGACTGGGGCTGTCTTCTAATTCATCCTGAATCTGTCGGCGAAATGTTCTAATTTCCCCTTGCAAATGCCCTTGATTACGTTCTCGTTCTGTCTCCCAATATTTTAGCTTAAGCAGATGCTCAAAAAGCCTAATTAATAAGTTTTTAATAGCTCGTTTTTGGCTCCTCTCCATGCTCTCTAATTCCTCAATCAAATTATCTAAATCCACAACAGAAAATTGACCAGTACGCAGTTGGTTAATAGTTGTCTTTATCCAAAGGTAATAATCTTGGTCGTATAACTTCTGAGTTGTTGGTTGTGATTGAGTTACCATACACTTGATCAATTACTAAGTATTAAATGTAGCGCAATTATCAAATTTTTAACTATTTTAGAACTTACGCAAAACAACAAGCGGGCAAGATGCCCGCACTACCTCAAATATTATTTCAGCAAACGGAAAGACTGTTGTAGAGGTTGAATTACACCTAATGCTGATGAATTGCTTTTAGTATATAAACTGTCAACTACAGCAGTTTTATTATTTTTATACTTCACAAAAGTGATGATGCTATTAGGAAACGCAAATCTAGAATCATTAACCCACAATCTATAGGCAGATTTTCCATCAATTGTTAAGTTTTGTGTTTTAGTAATTTTAGCACCATTTTGTTTATAACTAGCAAGTTGTTGATTTATAGTATTATTAAAAGAGCTATTTACAAAGTAAATGTTATTTTTGATATAACTAGCAGGCGCTTTCCCCCCACCCGTTTGCGGTTTGTAATTTGTGATCATCACATATTCTTTATTAGAAACATCAACAGACCAAGTAGAAGGATATTTAATTGAAAATAGCTTAGGTGATGTTAAAGTATTAAGTTTTGTCGCGGCTTGGACTGGGCTAGATTCAATCCCAGGAAGCTGATTAATTACAGGTAACGCACCTGAAACAGCCACAGTTGATAAAATAGATAAAATCAACAATTTGGATTTCATAATTGTTTGCTCAAAGTTTGATTCTAAAGATGGATTCACGACGCTTTAGCTAATTTACGGTAATCACTGACAGCGAAAATAAATTTATTTAAATTAGGTGCTAGTGTTGAGTTGCTTAATAGCTGTTAATAAAGATTGTGATATTTAAGCGATCGCTTCCTCATCAAGAGCGCGATCGCACCCAAAAACCCCAGCCCCATTATTCCCGCCAGAGGATTTTTATCAACTCCAGTAATCCACTCAGAAACCCCACCAGAATATTGCACCATCTGCCCTACATTAATCATGTAGTAGCCCCACACTAACCCAGCGTGTAAACCAATAGAAATACCCAAGCGTCCTTTGCTACCACGCTTTGCCCACACCAAAGTTAAACCTAAAAGTAACAGCGCCGGAAATTGTGGGAAGGTGCGAATAATTTCTGATATTGGCTTGATAAAATGCGATATAGCAAATATTAAAGCATCTATCCAAAGGCTTGCATTCGGGCGGTAATTTCTTTGCAACTCATCTAGCAACCAACCCCGAAATACTAATTCCTCTGCAAAACCAACTCCCAAGGCGCTTAATAATCCTTCTAAGATTAGCTTTGGTAAAAACATGGTAGGGCTTTGCCAAACTACCCAACCTAGCAAACCTTCTAAACCAAATAAACTAAAGGTGATTACTACACCAAGACTTAGACCTTTAACTAAATCTAAGCCGTTTTGTGGCTTCGCTGTTACTCCATATTTTTTGAGTAGTTGTGGTTGTCGATAAACGTTTTCTCCCCAAATCCTCAGTAGGAACAAGAAATCGGCAAACAACAGCGCCATGGTCAGGATAGTCAACAAATTGCGGACACCAGGACTATCACCGTTACCAGAAAGACCGACCAGTAAGTAAATTAGCGCGGCTCTCGGCAGCCACAATATAGCTAAAATTAGCAAAAATATACCCAGCCTAATTGGGGCAGGGTATTGAGCTACACGAACTAAATTAAGTTTCAATAATTCTTAGTTACTCGTCAGGTTCAATTGTGCTAGTTAAACCGTGATTATTCAAGGTTTCACAATAAAACTCAGCGTGTTCCAGGGCGCAGGTAATTACTAAAGCAGTACCACTATTATGAGCTTCCATCATAATGTTGACAGCTTGAGGTTGCGTCAAGTTAGGTACAGTTGTGATTAAGACCTGCACAACGTACTCCATTGGATTGAAGTCGTCGTTATGCAGCAAAACACGATAACGGGGTGCGATTTTACGGGATGTTGAAGGCTTTTGAATAGTCTCAACAGACACGGCTCTACTCTCTTTATCAGTTAATTACACAGATTTCTAGTTATATAGACAAAATTTTAGCATGATTTGGCACTACGAGATTTTTTGGGAAAAGCTAAGATCAAAAAGTTAACTTTACTTAACATTTGCTACAACCATGCAGTACAGCCAAGCAACTGCCACCGCCCCGATTCCAGGTACTTATTGGCAGTGGCGTGAGCAATCGATTTATTACGTCAAAGCTGGAAAACGGCAGCTAGGGAAGCCTCCTCTACTATTGATTCATGGGTTTGGAGCGTCTACAGACCACTGGCGCAAAAATATCTCTGGTCTGAGTGATGATTTTGAGGTTTGGGCAATTGATTTATTAGGGTTTGGACGTTCTGCTAAACCAGAATGGCAGTATGGCGGAGATTTATGGCGCGATCAGTTATACGATTTTATTAGTAATGTTATTGGTCAGCCAGTAGTATTAGCTGGTAACTCTTTGGGAGGCTATTCAGCGTTGTGTGTAGCTGCTCAACGTCCTGATGCTGCTGTTGGTTTGGT from Oculatellaceae cyanobacterium encodes:
- a CDS encoding photosystem II high light acclimation radical SAM protein; this translates as MENRLLYVRLPCNPIFPLGVVYLADHVHKMFPDVKQRIFDLGTVPPLDFASALEACVDEFQPTLLVFSWRDIQIYAPVGGRGGNPLQHAFEFYYAKNPLKRIRGALGGLRVTTAYYTELWRNLGLIKQGLKRAQKYHPDARAVVGGGAVSVFYEQLGDSLPDGTIVSVGEGEALIEKLLRGEDLQTERCYVVGETRPRDRLIHENPANIEKTACNYDYIETIWAEFPYYLQDQDFYVGVQTKRGCPHNCCYCIYTVIEGKQVRINPADEVVAEMRQLYDRGIRNFWFTDAQFIPARKFIDDAIELLQKILDAGMHDIHWAAYIRADNLTPQLCDLMAKTGMNYFEIGITSGSQELVRKMRMGYNLRTVLENCRDLKAAGFNDLVSVNYSFNVIDERPETIRQTIAYHRELERIFGVDKVEPAIFFIGLQPHTHLEEFAFQNNIIKPGYNPMSLMPWTAKKLLWNPEPLGSLFGEVCLQAWQQNPNDFGREVMQILEHRFGCADLEEALSAPIEPKSKELAGVA
- a CDS encoding reverse transcriptase family protein encodes the protein MGLKNNTQGNIEHLNNYRLNAYNTAEEIAAAMEISIAKLHFLTFNYKNSTVSHYIRFKKAKKIAGERIISAPLPDLKRAQYWILNNILQKIEIHDAAHGFCGDRSIVTNATPHVGAEVIINIDLQDFFSTISYSRVKGLFQSFGYSQAVATIFGLLCTDPIVEERELGGKTSFVELKQGRLPQGSPTSPAITNIICRSLDGRLSAIAEKYGFAYTRYVDDLTFSARGENVRNISNIIQQTQSIITHEGFAINQEKTRILRNSQQQQVTGIVVNEKINISRKTLKSFRATLYQIENEGLEGKHWGNSCNLIASITGFASFVAMVNPEKGAEFQQQIKRIQKKYQINNHT
- the thiO gene encoding glycine oxidase ThiO; the encoded protein is MDVVTDILIIGGGIIGLSLAVELRRRGASVTVLSRDFKQAAAHAAAGMLAPQAEIIPPSRMLDLCLRSRALYPEWVQTIEELTGAIAGYWDCGILAPVYEDQQANELSNLGLVSGKDAISNWLDQDAIAQLQPGLSSEVIGGYWYPEDAQVDNRALAQALWLAAQNLGVDIREGVIVEEIQQQSDRVVIVKTSAGDFSAQHYVLATGAWSNQFLSLPVYPKKGQMLSLQVPVNKYNNQAITEKLPLQRVLFGSEIYIVPRQDGRIVLGATSEEVGFEPNNTPAGIQKLLTAAIRLFPQLADFSIQELWWGFRPTTPDELPILGRSAYHNLTIATGHYRNGILLAPITAVLLADLIMQQQVDPLLSYFHYSRF
- a CDS encoding DUF1830 domain-containing protein, with the protein product MAQILDPVPSDSSDVILCCYVNATSQMQIARITNVPNWYFERVVFPGQRLVFEAIADAHLEIHTGMMASAILSDNIPCKQLSINDSRSTISVADASQEKKDYNQTLPPVNHKIIVTPEPLTTSTLC
- a CDS encoding thiazole synthase, whose protein sequence is MQTIEKSTQIKSDRPLVIAGKTFKSRLMTGTGKYRSIEEMQQSIIASGCEIVTVAVRRVQTKAPGHEGLAEALDWTKIWMLPNTAGCQTAEDAIRVARLGREMAKLLGQEDNNFVKLEVIPDTKYLLPDPIGTLQAAEQLVKEGFAVLPYINADPLLAKRLEDVGCVTVMPLGSPIGSGQGINNAANIQIIIDNARVPVVVDAGIGAPSEAAQAMEMGADALLINSAIALAQNPVAMARAMGLAAEAGRLAYLAGRIPVKTYASASSPLTGTITN
- a CDS encoding DUF4079 domain-containing protein, whose translation is MNLPSFLWLWRIAAWSMGFAIFAYLLLGITGWMLNRQQEQQENPQPRWLKPFHNITGIILVGLVLLLLAIGIVGTLGHFGTLGHSAHLPAGLAVVALVLLSAGSAIMITPERAWLRSIHVGTNIALFVGLAWVSITGWVVVQKYLP